A genome region from Solanum pennellii chromosome 12, SPENNV200 includes the following:
- the LOC107005221 gene encoding very-long-chain aldehyde decarbonylase CER1-like, which yields MASKPGILSEWPWANLGNFKYLVLAPFVGHSIYSFLRDGDIGYIAILPFLLFRFIHNQIWISLSRHRTAKGNNRIVDRSIEFDQVDRENNWDDQIIFNGLLYYIGYLRMEQVHHLPLWRSDGFIITALAHIGPVEFIYYWFHRALHHHFLYSRYHSHHHSSIVTQPISAFIHPFAEVASYYAIFAVPVIATELTGTTSVATITLYVIFTDFMNNLGHCNFEVIPKWIFSLFPPLKYLIYTSSYHSLHHTQFRTNYSLFMPIYDYIFGTMDKSSDTLYEKSLEKKAEMPHVVHLTHLTTLQSIYHLRLGFSSLASKPHMTSSKWYLWLMWPVTLWSLLITWIYSHTFVIERNLFKDLKLQTWAIPKFRKQYFSQWQRKSINNLIKEAIMEADQKGVKVLSLGLLNQDEKLNNNGEIYIRKHPELKVKVVDGSSLVVAVVLNSIPKGTSQVVLQAGRLSKVANAIALALCQRGIQVVTLDEEEYKGLKARFTPEAAANLVLLKSTCVSETWLVDDGLSEDEQLKAPKGTLFIPYSPFPPKKVREDCFYLSTPAMICPKHVQNVDSCENWLPRRVMSASRIAGILHAFEGWNEHECGDMMFDIDKVWKASLDHGFSPLDVEIM from the exons ATGGCTTCTAAACCTGGAATTCTCTCAGAATGGCCATGGGCAAACCTTGGCAACTTTAAG TACTTGGTGTTGGCACCATTTGTTGGTCATAGCATATACTCATTCTTGAGGGATGGAGATATTGGATACATAGCCATACTTCCATTTCTACTCTTCAGATTTATTCACAACCAGATATGGATATCGTTATCGCGCCACAGGACTGCTAAGGGTAATAATAGAATTGTTGATAGAAGCATTGAGTTTGATCAAGTTGACAGAGAAAACAACTG GGATGATCAAATTATATTTAACGGGCTATTATACTATATTGGATACCTGAGGATGGAACAAGTTCATCACTTGCCTCTATGGAGAAGTGATGGATTCATTATAACTGCATTGGCCCATATTGGTCCTGTTGAGTTTATCTATTATTGGTTTCATAGAGCTCTGCATCACCATTTTCTGTATTCGCGTTATCATTCTCATCATCACTCCTCTATTGTTACTCAACCTATCAGTG CATTTATTCATCCGTTTGCTGAGGTCGCATCATATTATGCCATCTTTGCTGTTCCTGTAATCGCAACTGAACTCACTGGGACTACTTCTGTAGCTACAATTACTCTTTATGTTATCTTTACTGATTTCATGAACAACTTGGGCCATTGTAACTTTGAGGTGATTCCAAAGTGGATCTTCTCTCTGTTTCCACCTCTCAAGTACTTGATATATACGTCCTC GTACCACTCACTACATCACACGCAATTCAGAACTAATTATTCTCTTTTCATGCCAATATATGACTATATTTTTGGTACAATGGACAAGTCCAGTGACACATTGTATGAAAAGTCACTTGAGAAAAAAGCGGAAATGCCTCATGTGGTTCACCTTACACATCTAACAACCTTACAATCCATCTATCATCTCCGTCTAGGATTTTCATCGTTGGCCTCAAAACCTCACATGACTAGCTCTAAGTGGTATTTGTGGTTAATGTGGCCTGTCACGCTATGGTCATTACTCATTACTTGGATTTATAGTCACACATTTGTTATCGAGAGGAATTTGTTCAAGGATCTCAAATTACAAACTTGGGCTATTCCAAAGTTTCGCAAACAA tACTTTAGTCAATGGCAAAGAAAGAGTATTAATAATTTGATCAAGGAAGCCATCATGGAAGCAGATCAGAAAGGCGTAAAAGTTTTGAGCCTCGGACTCTTAAATCAG GACGAGAAGTTGAATAACAATGGTGAAATTTACATAAGGAAGCATCCTGAGCTGAAAGTTAAAGTGGTAGATGGAAGTAGCCTAGTTGTTGCTGTGGTTCTCAACTCCATTCCTAAAGGAACTTCCCAAGTGGTATTACAAGCTGGTCGTTTGTCCAAAGTTGCTAATGCTATTGCCCTCGCCTTGTGTCAACGAGGAATTCAG gTTGTCACGTTAGACGAAGAAGAGTATAAGGGACTTAAAGCAAGGTTTACCCCTGAGGCTGCAGCTAATTTGGTCTTGTTGAAAAGTACTTGTGTTTCAGAG ACGTGGTTAGTAGATGATGGATTGAGTGAAGATGAACAATTGAAAGCACCAAAAGGAACATTGTTTATTCCTTATTCACCATTTCCACCAAAGAAAGTTCGTGAGGATTGCTTCTACTTGAGCACACCAGCCATGATTTGTCCAAAACATGTTCAAAATGTAGACTCTTGTGAG AACTGGCTGCCAAGAAGAGTGATGAGTGCATCGAGAATAGCTGGAATTTTGCACGCGTTTGAAGGTTGGAACGAGCACGAGTGTGGTGACATGATGTTTGATATTGACAAAGTATGGAAAGCTAGTCTTGATCATGGTTTTTCACCATTAGATGTAGAAATAAtgtag
- the LOC107005225 gene encoding uncharacterized protein LOC107005225 yields the protein MFFCLTLSHKLMEPWKDLTGKVVMVTGASSGIGLEFCLDLAKAGCSIIAAARRIDRLESLCNDMNSEGIRRAFALNLDVMSNGATIEAAVQRAWDAFGHINVLINNAGIRGPVSSPLELSEEEWEHTFNTNHRGAWLLSKYVCRRMRDAKLQGGGSVINISSVSGLNRVLVPGGLAYACSKMALDMLTRMMALELGVYNIRVNSVAPGVFKSQITESLMQKEGFNNVILKTVPLRYLGMTDPALTSLVKYLIHDSSEYVSGNIFIVDSGGTLTGVPIFSSL from the exons ATGTTTTTCTGTTTGAcattatcacataaattaatggAGCCGTGGAAGGACCTTACCGGGAAAGTAGTGATGGTGACAGGGGCATCCTCTGGAATCGGGCTTGAGTTTTGTCTCGACTTGGCCAAAGCCGGTTGCAGCATAATTGCTGCTGCTCGTCGTATTGACAGGCTGGAATCTCTCTGCAACGACATGAATTCAGAGGGTATTCGGCGAGCATTTGCCCTCAATCTTGATGTCATGTCCAATGGTGCCACCATCGAGGCTGCTGTACAAAGAGCTTGGGATGCCTTTGGACATATCAATGTCTTGATTAACAATGCTGGCATAAGAG gtccTGTGAGCTCTCCACTGGAATTGTCAGAGGAGGAATGGGAACATACCTTTAACACGAATCATAGAGGGGCATGGTTGCTGTCCAAATATGTGTGTAGACGCATGCGTGATGCCAAATTACAGGGCGGAGGATCTGTTATTAATATCTCTTCAGTTTCTGGTCTGAATCGGGTACTAGTACCCGGGGGTCTTGCTTACGCTTGTTCAAAGATGGCTCTTGACATGCTCACTAGG ATGATGGCACTTGAATTGGGAGTATACAATATCAGAGTGAACTCAGTAGCACCAGGAGTTTTCAAATCTCAGATAACAGAGAGCCTTATGCAAAAGGAAGGGTTCAATAATGTTATTTTGAAAACCGTTCCTCTGAGATATCTTGGAATGACAGATCCGGCTCTAACATCACTTGTTAAGTATTTGATCCATGATTCTTCAGAATATGTATCCGGTAATATTTTCATTGTTGACAGCGGAGGTACCTTAACAGGTGTCCCCATTTTCTCATCACTCTAG
- the LOC107005222 gene encoding cytochrome P450 CYP736A12-like isoform X2, which translates to MKLPPGPKGFPITGNLHMVLGKNLHQALHHIAKRHGPIMSMRFGLVPVIVASSPHAAEQFLKKHDIVFASRPYNEAAQYIAYNQRDLVFAKYGPHWRNMRKLCTLELLSNIKVNSFQSMRKEELGIFVNSLKQAASNRIEVDLSAKHASLSTNMSCLMVLGKKYMDEEFDERGFKNIMEETVVIAASPNIDDFFPFLSVFDLQGFIARMKELAKIFDDFFEKVIDEHVQSKDQKKAKDIIDTMMTIMQSGEAEFKFDRRHVKAVLLDLLIASTDTISSAIDWIFSELLRHPKVMKKLQNELEEAVGINRMVEESDLERLEYLDMVIKEGLRLHPPSPLMTPHESIEDCIVDGFDIPKGSRLLVNVWAIGRDPEAWPEPEKFMPERFVDSNIDLRGRDFQLLPFGSGRRSCPGLQLGLTIVRLVLAQLVHCFDWELPNVFLLLLGLHYISIQLL; encoded by the exons atgaaacttCCTCCAGGCCCTAAAGGGTTTCCAATTACAGGAAATCTCCATATGGTATTAGGCAAAAATCTCCATCAAGCTCTTCATCATATAGCAAAAAGACATGGTCCCATAATGAGTATGCGATTTGGTCTTGTTCCTGTAATTGTTGCTTCATCTCCTCATGCAGCTGAACAATTCTTGAAAAAACATGATATTGTTTTTGCTAGTAGACCATATAATGAAGCTGCTCAGTACATTGCATATAATCAAAGAGATTTGGTTTTCGCAAAATATGGACCTCATTGGAGAAATATGCGAAAATTATGCACGTTAGAATTGCTTAGTAACATCAAGGTCAATTCATTTCAATCTATGAGAAAAGAAGAGCTTGGAATATTTGTGAATTCTCTCAAACAAGCAGCTTCTAACCGTATTGAGGTTGATCTTAGTGCTAAACATGCCTCTCTAAGCACAAATATGTCGTGTTTAATGGTACTTGGGAAGAAGTATATGGATGAGGAGTTTGATGAAAGgggttttaaaaatataatggaAGAGACTGTAGTTATAGCAGCATCACCAAATATTGATGACTTTTTTCCTTTCCTTAGTGTGTTTGATTTGCAGGGATTTATTGCTCGCATGAAGGAATTGGCAAagatttttgatgatttttttgagaaagttaTTGATGAGCATGTTCAATCCAAGGACCAAAAGAAGGCTAAGGATATTATTGATACTATGATGACTATTATGCAATCTGGAGAAGCTGAATTCAAATTTGATCGTCGCCATGTCAAAGCTGTCTTGCTG GACTTGCTAATAGCTTCAACAGACACTATATCATCTGCAATTGACTGGATTTTTTCTGAACTTTTAAGACACCCTAAGGTTATGAAGAAACTACAAAATGAGTTGGAAGAAGCAGTTGGCATAAATAGAATGGTGGAAGAGTCAGACTTGGAAAGACTAGAGTACTTAGACATGGTTATAAAAGAAGGTCTTAGGCTGCACCCCCCTTCACCACTAATGACACCTCATGAATCAATTGAAGATTGCATAGTTGATGGTTTCGATATACCTAAAGGTTCAAGACTTCTTGTAAATGTTTGGGCGATTGGAAGAGATCCAGAAGCTTGGCCTGAGCCCGAGAAGTTCATGCCAGAAAGGTTCGTTGATAGCAACATTGATCTTCGTGGGCGTGACTTTCAACTTTTACCATTTGGCTCTGGCAGAAGAAGTTGCCCTGGATTACAACTAGGGCTCACCATCGTTCGCCTAGTGCTAGCACAATTGGTTCATTGCTTTGATTGGGAGCTACCAAATG TGTTTCTTCTGTTGCTTGGTTTACATTACATCAGTATCCAACTTCTGTAA
- the LOC107005222 gene encoding cytochrome P450 CYP736A12-like isoform X1 gives MKLPPGPKGFPITGNLHMVLGKNLHQALHHIAKRHGPIMSMRFGLVPVIVASSPHAAEQFLKKHDIVFASRPYNEAAQYIAYNQRDLVFAKYGPHWRNMRKLCTLELLSNIKVNSFQSMRKEELGIFVNSLKQAASNRIEVDLSAKHASLSTNMSCLMVLGKKYMDEEFDERGFKNIMEETVVIAASPNIDDFFPFLSVFDLQGFIARMKELAKIFDDFFEKVIDEHVQSKDQKKAKDIIDTMMTIMQSGEAEFKFDRRHVKAVLLDLLIASTDTISSAIDWIFSELLRHPKVMKKLQNELEEAVGINRMVEESDLERLEYLDMVIKEGLRLHPPSPLMTPHESIEDCIVDGFDIPKGSRLLVNVWAIGRDPEAWPEPEKFMPERFVDSNIDLRGRDFQLLPFGSGRRSCPGLQLGLTIVRLVLAQLVHCFDWELPNVQCYQNDAATSFCQVEADRFTMLPLLLFHSE, from the exons atgaaacttCCTCCAGGCCCTAAAGGGTTTCCAATTACAGGAAATCTCCATATGGTATTAGGCAAAAATCTCCATCAAGCTCTTCATCATATAGCAAAAAGACATGGTCCCATAATGAGTATGCGATTTGGTCTTGTTCCTGTAATTGTTGCTTCATCTCCTCATGCAGCTGAACAATTCTTGAAAAAACATGATATTGTTTTTGCTAGTAGACCATATAATGAAGCTGCTCAGTACATTGCATATAATCAAAGAGATTTGGTTTTCGCAAAATATGGACCTCATTGGAGAAATATGCGAAAATTATGCACGTTAGAATTGCTTAGTAACATCAAGGTCAATTCATTTCAATCTATGAGAAAAGAAGAGCTTGGAATATTTGTGAATTCTCTCAAACAAGCAGCTTCTAACCGTATTGAGGTTGATCTTAGTGCTAAACATGCCTCTCTAAGCACAAATATGTCGTGTTTAATGGTACTTGGGAAGAAGTATATGGATGAGGAGTTTGATGAAAGgggttttaaaaatataatggaAGAGACTGTAGTTATAGCAGCATCACCAAATATTGATGACTTTTTTCCTTTCCTTAGTGTGTTTGATTTGCAGGGATTTATTGCTCGCATGAAGGAATTGGCAAagatttttgatgatttttttgagaaagttaTTGATGAGCATGTTCAATCCAAGGACCAAAAGAAGGCTAAGGATATTATTGATACTATGATGACTATTATGCAATCTGGAGAAGCTGAATTCAAATTTGATCGTCGCCATGTCAAAGCTGTCTTGCTG GACTTGCTAATAGCTTCAACAGACACTATATCATCTGCAATTGACTGGATTTTTTCTGAACTTTTAAGACACCCTAAGGTTATGAAGAAACTACAAAATGAGTTGGAAGAAGCAGTTGGCATAAATAGAATGGTGGAAGAGTCAGACTTGGAAAGACTAGAGTACTTAGACATGGTTATAAAAGAAGGTCTTAGGCTGCACCCCCCTTCACCACTAATGACACCTCATGAATCAATTGAAGATTGCATAGTTGATGGTTTCGATATACCTAAAGGTTCAAGACTTCTTGTAAATGTTTGGGCGATTGGAAGAGATCCAGAAGCTTGGCCTGAGCCCGAGAAGTTCATGCCAGAAAGGTTCGTTGATAGCAACATTGATCTTCGTGGGCGTGACTTTCAACTTTTACCATTTGGCTCTGGCAGAAGAAGTTGCCCTGGATTACAACTAGGGCTCACCATCGTTCGCCTAGTGCTAGCACAATTGGTTCATTGCTTTGATTGGGAGCTACCAAATG TTCAATGTTATCAAAATGATGCTGCAACCAGCTTTTGCCAAGTCGAGGCAGATCGATTCACAATGTTACCATTACTACTTTTCCACTCAG AGTGA